A window from Fibrobacter sp. UWB11 encodes these proteins:
- a CDS encoding cadherin domain-containing protein has translation MKKGNIFLRTVLSTVAAALGLAVSASAEEEPAIERDTVLLEPLYFVKNGSVITDENENQSLWNELMKYKLWGTESVIFNKGNFRIADPSGYTGSATGDIVFNTNHHTLGGPIVSGRDLVFAMGDATRDSLIGGSIYARNLNLPGWYKASDARYDGNICFEGPIIFNSPDKDTQTGDYVWTLNRFIENAHNEIKDDVNRKEGKVYADWALDLPSNYQAAVNLDGTFSTTDPNKKNNCPTDVPRPEKELSVPLMQTPSNWGPAIDVSANVGNIVFVHVPPITETDLKQSPKKVWYDQYVEDLRASGSTGLIIYIVMPSNKWNANKKTGRLTRIFSRDGFNVMGSANDLRIQVAIANENAVWNSSTQMWENLNEPEWDPSTSRWKVSEDKPYWEKETGWHNLDKLNINPVADSNYAGNLLFYTPVDVNWDAMVNIHYQGTFMTAGNFTIEDHINIAGQLIAGKTLKFESDVNGEFHYVPFNAAEIKSDIFSSDVFKESETVWYDMNFYLTDTAHTEVSFDYCLAFFGLDVEKPASWVNAGREFAEIADLDLDDKTHPMPLCSKGESGHVVIAKNTRYPTAATMPYIKVKLDGVLESDEWMLFKITNMNGATISGGRFDGGIPVKLIDDDNKPPHFIDVDKIKLTVPENATKAKAGTIKASDDENDSFTFEITGGNAKDMFDIGLTSGVVTLKSTVDPLDYEEWVESKTSYTIKVEVCDTRAGSYSVQLCSQATFKVNVGDENEKPYFTNKTDVIEIAENASFSSDDVLYDDTDKYNTNEFINNELAIVGGDSDIFDITTGGQIKPKKGVVLDYEVKQEYEIVVRVRDKNKDGDGNFVYPDLYEDKTFKVVVTDVDDGPKFDYAAYNGTIDENSVATTAVKMDHAINAITTQVGAVITYSLVDETNTFVIDPTTGVITVAAGAVLDYETKSSYSLEVIASDESGVAGQIVQTDKATVTITLKDVNEKPVFVEPTTTLAFDEHVKGAIVGTLTFDDLDTASKFRNNKFECLDCDDKGFDLDEDTGLLKTTRAFDYETEEHTYELSIVIKDAGDKNLTATGTITVTLRNVNEPPFLKETVFTVLESDPAKTELKNNLDGFDTDGPDITFSYYIMDGDKEGHSTNEFYLDPLTGVFTVTSTAKLDYEKTESYSFKVRIKDEHCPNSTTEESYEEKWKGCHSDTTVTIKVVDVNEAPSINVDTIYVKENQEIKKPFETVKTDKDDPDVKNADFRDNVYENIDNSEIFSVQPNGDVILLKPIDYEADSIYVIKVRVTDKNDKTLTSTKNVVIKVKDVYEKSIVEITRVENKDSVYIKPDSVFVNDKIVDIEWTADNKLKNSTDTLKLGCNTVIKTFKDPTKNDPGVDTVVICYSTAAPIVTVTANGEDVTADNIYTVVEKATKNDSAIYVNEKKNNIKVTVKDTAAKVTKSFNVNLELDTISVSSKDFKNVQTLADTKTSRKSNPSSGITTTPENGSYNKNTYTETINGVNVTVSYYTDSKGNDVKRTVVTSDGKTKEIAVIEISYTVKINGKDVVISYFADASSGERVNLKTGLTDSESVLSADGDDVVGSYKVSYTYTDKNGNTVDVSYYLDDKGKIAKNSDGNIGYNVGYTYVNKFGNSSKKEVLIVLDQKGPVVKIESPTDGEVLTSNFAEVIWTVDGVEQDTLRVQGLDNGAQTIIRVFRDKAGNESSDSVSVMVKGAKNIDISVEKPVTLVDRDSVIKYYETNKKTPKKDQTYSVTFYNHKKKAETEALIGIKGKANEGSGEEPYPGFEGHLGPTLTVDARVPVATATGGLATLDDIVSAGGMVALEGVDAANGKKISVSEYVEKYCTDEFKKSMTSDYSKMNLYWTTIRVNIWTYSNTGVFADHYSFDYDLDDPDYVNEAGLLKFFFEMKPDKNGDVRTKEGRLYGTGAYLFKTEVKMTSKLRCTLPPVSEDKAEKKKNAIIKSNDEMLKSFGYRRPVNK, from the coding sequence ATGAAAAAAGGAAATATTTTTTTGAGAACAGTTTTGAGTACGGTTGCAGCTGCACTAGGGTTGGCAGTCTCCGCTTCGGCAGAAGAAGAACCGGCAATTGAACGCGATACCGTTTTGTTGGAACCGCTTTATTTTGTAAAGAATGGTTCTGTCATAACGGATGAAAATGAAAACCAGAGCCTTTGGAACGAGCTTATGAAGTATAAGCTCTGGGGAACCGAGTCTGTTATTTTTAACAAAGGCAATTTTAGGATTGCTGATCCTAGCGGCTATACAGGCTCAGCTACGGGTGACATTGTTTTCAATACCAATCATCATACTCTTGGTGGCCCGATTGTTTCTGGTCGAGATCTTGTTTTTGCGATGGGCGATGCGACAAGAGATTCCTTGATTGGAGGTTCGATTTATGCAAGAAACCTTAATCTACCAGGGTGGTATAAAGCTTCTGATGCTCGATATGATGGCAATATCTGCTTTGAAGGCCCGATTATTTTTAACTCGCCAGATAAAGACACTCAAACGGGTGACTATGTCTGGACGCTAAATCGCTTTATCGAAAATGCTCATAATGAAATTAAAGATGACGTAAATAGAAAAGAAGGAAAAGTTTATGCGGATTGGGCTTTAGATCTTCCTAGTAATTATCAAGCTGCTGTAAATCTCGATGGGACTTTTTCAACAACAGATCCAAATAAAAAAAATAATTGTCCTACAGATGTTCCTCGACCAGAAAAGGAGCTTTCCGTTCCTCTAATGCAAACCCCCTCGAATTGGGGACCCGCTATAGATGTTTCTGCTAATGTAGGGAACATTGTTTTTGTTCATGTCCCGCCCATAACAGAAACTGATTTGAAACAAAGTCCCAAAAAAGTTTGGTATGATCAGTATGTAGAAGATCTTAGAGCAAGTGGATCGACGGGGCTAATTATTTATATCGTGATGCCATCGAATAAGTGGAACGCCAATAAAAAAACAGGGCGCTTGACCCGTATTTTCTCTAGAGATGGCTTTAATGTCATGGGTTCTGCAAATGATTTGAGAATACAGGTTGCTATTGCGAATGAAAATGCTGTTTGGAATTCATCGACTCAAATGTGGGAAAACCTTAATGAGCCTGAATGGGATCCTTCAACTAGTCGTTGGAAAGTATCTGAAGATAAACCCTATTGGGAAAAAGAAACAGGATGGCATAATCTAGATAAACTTAACATAAATCCAGTAGCAGATTCGAATTATGCTGGTAATCTTTTGTTCTATACACCGGTTGATGTTAATTGGGATGCAATGGTTAATATTCATTATCAGGGTACGTTCATGACCGCTGGTAATTTTACCATCGAGGATCATATTAACATTGCAGGGCAGTTGATTGCAGGTAAGACCCTTAAGTTTGAATCTGATGTTAATGGCGAGTTCCACTATGTTCCGTTTAACGCCGCAGAAATCAAGTCCGATATCTTTTCTAGTGATGTGTTCAAGGAAAGCGAGACTGTTTGGTATGACATGAATTTCTACCTAACGGATACCGCACATACAGAGGTGAGTTTCGATTACTGCTTGGCGTTCTTCGGTCTTGATGTCGAAAAGCCTGCAAGCTGGGTTAATGCCGGTCGTGAATTTGCTGAGATTGCAGACCTTGATTTGGATGACAAAACGCATCCTATGCCGCTTTGCTCGAAAGGCGAAAGCGGACATGTCGTTATTGCCAAGAACACTCGTTATCCGACAGCAGCAACGATGCCCTATATTAAGGTCAAGTTGGATGGTGTTCTCGAATCCGATGAATGGATGTTGTTCAAAATTACGAATATGAACGGCGCTACGATTTCGGGTGGCCGATTCGATGGCGGTATTCCTGTGAAGTTGATCGACGATGATAACAAACCGCCTCACTTTATTGATGTGGACAAGATTAAGCTGACTGTTCCTGAAAACGCAACAAAGGCAAAGGCTGGTACCATCAAGGCTTCTGACGATGAAAACGATAGCTTTACTTTCGAAATCACCGGTGGTAATGCCAAGGATATGTTTGATATTGGGCTTACGTCGGGTGTTGTGACTCTGAAGAGCACTGTTGATCCGCTCGATTACGAAGAATGGGTGGAATCGAAAACATCGTACACTATTAAAGTTGAAGTCTGCGATACTAGGGCTGGCTCGTACAGTGTTCAGCTCTGCTCTCAGGCTACATTTAAGGTGAATGTTGGTGATGAAAATGAAAAGCCTTACTTCACCAATAAAACAGATGTAATCGAAATTGCCGAAAATGCTTCGTTCTCGTCTGATGATGTTCTTTATGATGATACAGACAAGTATAACACGAATGAGTTTATTAATAACGAACTGGCTATCGTCGGTGGTGATAGCGATATATTTGATATTACTACCGGTGGTCAGATTAAGCCGAAAAAAGGCGTTGTCCTTGATTACGAAGTAAAGCAAGAATATGAAATTGTTGTGAGAGTCCGCGATAAAAATAAGGATGGTGATGGCAACTTTGTTTATCCGGATCTCTATGAAGATAAGACATTCAAGGTTGTTGTAACCGATGTTGATGATGGTCCGAAGTTCGATTATGCTGCTTACAATGGAACCATTGACGAAAACTCCGTTGCAACTACGGCTGTTAAAATGGACCACGCTATCAATGCTATAACCACGCAGGTGGGCGCCGTCATTACTTACAGCTTGGTCGATGAAACGAATACGTTTGTAATCGATCCAACTACGGGCGTTATTACGGTGGCTGCTGGTGCCGTTCTTGATTATGAAACAAAGAGCTCCTATAGCTTGGAAGTTATAGCCTCGGATGAATCCGGTGTTGCAGGCCAGATTGTTCAAACCGATAAGGCTACTGTGACTATCACATTGAAGGATGTGAACGAAAAGCCTGTCTTTGTTGAACCGACCACGACGCTTGCGTTCGATGAACATGTGAAGGGTGCTATCGTTGGTACGCTTACTTTCGATGACCTCGATACGGCTTCGAAGTTCCGCAACAACAAGTTTGAATGCCTTGATTGCGATGACAAGGGCTTTGATCTCGATGAAGATACGGGTCTCCTTAAGACAACTCGCGCATTTGACTACGAAACGGAAGAACATACTTACGAACTCTCCATTGTAATCAAGGACGCTGGTGATAAGAACCTTACCGCAACGGGTACGATTACGGTTACGCTCCGTAACGTGAACGAACCTCCGTTCTTGAAAGAAACGGTATTCACTGTTTTGGAAAGCGATCCTGCTAAAACGGAACTCAAGAATAATCTTGATGGTTTCGATACGGATGGACCTGATATCACATTCAGCTATTACATTATGGATGGCGATAAAGAAGGTCATTCGACGAATGAATTCTACTTGGATCCGCTTACAGGTGTGTTCACCGTTACTTCAACTGCGAAACTCGATTACGAAAAGACAGAGTCTTATTCGTTCAAGGTTCGTATCAAGGATGAACATTGCCCGAATTCGACTACGGAAGAATCGTATGAAGAAAAATGGAAGGGTTGCCACTCTGATACTACGGTAACCATCAAGGTTGTTGATGTGAACGAAGCCCCGTCTATTAACGTAGATACGATTTATGTCAAGGAAAATCAGGAAATCAAGAAACCGTTTGAAACGGTCAAGACCGACAAGGACGATCCGGATGTCAAGAATGCTGATTTCCGCGATAATGTCTACGAAAATATCGACAATAGCGAAATATTCTCCGTGCAGCCAAATGGTGACGTCATTCTTCTCAAGCCGATTGATTACGAAGCTGACTCTATCTACGTGATTAAGGTTCGTGTAACAGACAAGAACGATAAGACGCTCACTTCGACCAAAAATGTTGTTATCAAGGTGAAGGACGTTTACGAAAAGTCCATTGTCGAAATTACGCGCGTTGAAAACAAAGATTCTGTGTATATCAAGCCGGATTCTGTTTTCGTGAATGATAAAATCGTGGATATTGAATGGACTGCAGACAATAAGTTGAAAAACAGCACTGATACGTTGAAGTTGGGCTGCAATACCGTTATCAAGACGTTCAAGGATCCGACCAAGAACGATCCGGGTGTCGATACGGTAGTCATTTGCTATAGCACGGCTGCTCCGATTGTGACCGTGACTGCAAATGGCGAAGATGTTACTGCAGACAACATTTACACTGTCGTTGAAAAGGCTACAAAGAACGATTCCGCCATTTACGTGAACGAAAAGAAGAACAACATCAAGGTGACGGTTAAGGATACTGCAGCCAAGGTCACGAAGTCGTTTAACGTGAATCTGGAACTGGATACGATTTCTGTTTCGTCGAAGGATTTCAAGAATGTTCAGACTCTTGCCGATACCAAGACATCTCGCAAGAGCAATCCGTCTTCGGGAATCACCACGACTCCTGAAAATGGTTCTTACAACAAGAACACCTATACCGAAACAATCAATGGCGTGAACGTGACGGTCTCTTACTACACCGATAGCAAGGGTAACGACGTCAAGCGCACTGTGGTAACCTCCGATGGCAAGACTAAGGAAATCGCCGTTATCGAAATCTCGTACACTGTGAAGATTAACGGCAAGGATGTGGTTATCTCGTACTTCGCGGATGCTTCTTCGGGTGAACGCGTAAATCTCAAGACGGGTCTTACCGATAGCGAATCTGTGCTTTCTGCCGATGGCGATGACGTTGTTGGTTCGTACAAAGTATCTTACACGTACACCGATAAGAACGGTAATACGGTTGATGTTTCGTACTACCTGGATGATAAGGGCAAGATTGCAAAGAATAGCGATGGCAACATCGGTTATAACGTTGGCTATACCTATGTGAACAAATTCGGTAACTCTTCTAAGAAAGAGGTGCTGATTGTGCTCGACCAGAAGGGACCTGTTGTAAAGATTGAGTCTCCGACGGATGGCGAAGTGCTTACGTCTAACTTTGCGGAAGTGATTTGGACTGTTGATGGCGTTGAACAGGATACCCTCCGCGTGCAGGGCCTTGATAATGGCGCACAAACGATTATCCGCGTGTTCCGTGACAAGGCTGGCAATGAATCTAGCGATTCCGTGTCTGTGATGGTTAAGGGCGCCAAGAATATTGATATTAGCGTTGAAAAGCCGGTAACGCTTGTGGATCGTGATTCTGTAATAAAGTATTACGAGACGAACAAGAAGACTCCGAAGAAAGACCAGACTTATTCTGTGACATTCTACAACCACAAGAAGAAGGCTGAAACTGAAGCGCTTATAGGAATCAAGGGCAAGGCCAACGAAGGATCCGGTGAAGAACCGTATCCGGGCTTTGAAGGTCACCTCGGACCGACACTCACGGTTGACGCTCGTGTTCCAGTTGCGACTGCAACGGGTGGACTGGCAACGCTGGACGACATTGTGAGTGCTGGAGGCATGGTCGCACTGGAAGGTGTGGACGCCGCTAACGGTAAGAAGATTTCTGTAAGCGAATACGTCGAAAAGTACTGCACGGATGAATTCAAGAAGTCGATGACTTCGGACTATAGCAAGATGAACCTGTACTGGACAACGATCAGGGTGAATATCTGGACCTATTCGAACACAGGCGTGTTCGCAGATCATTACAGCTTTGATTATGACCTTGACGATCCAGACTACGTGAACGAGGCCGGGCTCCTGAAGTTCTTCTTCGAAATGAAACCGGACAAGAATGGTGACGTAAGGACGAAAGAAGGACGTCTTTATGGCACAGGAGCTTACCTCTTCAAGACCGAAGTCAAGATGACGTCTAAACTCCGCTGCACGCTCCCGCCGGTTAGCGAGGACAAGGCAGAAAAGAAGAAGAACGCCATCATCAAGTCTAACGATGAAATGCTTAAGTCGTTCGGCTACAGAAGACCCGTGAATAAATAA